From one Peredibacter starrii genomic stretch:
- the rplE gene encoding 50S ribosomal protein L5 — MARLKALYESEIKKKLNEKFKYGNVHQIPKLEKIIVNCVTRDAVSNGKMVDSIVADLAAITGQKPVVARAKKSIASFKLRQDQALGAFVTLRGEQMYEFLDRLINLSLPRVKDFRGLSPKGFDGKGNYTMGLKEQIIFPEIDYDKIDKIRGMGISFVTTATNNEEGREMLKLFGMPFREK, encoded by the coding sequence ATGGCACGTTTAAAAGCTCTGTATGAATCAGAGATTAAAAAGAAGCTGAATGAAAAGTTCAAATACGGGAACGTTCATCAGATTCCAAAACTAGAAAAAATCATCGTTAACTGTGTTACTCGTGATGCAGTTTCAAACGGCAAAATGGTAGATAGCATTGTTGCAGACCTAGCAGCGATCACTGGTCAAAAACCAGTTGTAGCTCGCGCTAAGAAATCAATTGCTTCATTCAAACTTCGTCAAGACCAAGCTCTTGGTGCATTCGTTACTCTTCGTGGTGAGCAAATGTACGAGTTCCTTGATCGTTTGATCAACCTTTCTCTCCCTCGCGTAAAAGACTTTCGTGGTCTTTCTCCGAAGGGCTTCGATGGTAAAGGTAACTATACTATGGGGCTAAAAGAGCAAATCATTTTCCCAGAAATCGACTACGACAAGATCGATAAGATCCGTGGTATGGGGATTAGCTTTGTTACGACAGCTACTAATAACGAAGAAGGCCGCGAAATGCTTAAGCTTTTCGGCATGCCTTTCAGAGAGAAGTAA
- the rplP gene encoding 50S ribosomal protein L16 — protein MLSPKRVKHRKMQKGRMTGAANSGNTITFGEFGLQATTCGFITNRQIEAARIAISRETKRGGQMWIKIFPDKSLSKKPAEVRMGKGKGSPEEWVAVVKPGRILFEIGGVDKATADAALRLAKYKLPVRTKIVSKADLVSADAPTNAAE, from the coding sequence ATGTTAAGTCCTAAAAGAGTAAAACATAGAAAGATGCAGAAAGGTCGTATGACCGGCGCTGCAAACTCAGGGAATACAATCACTTTCGGTGAATTCGGTCTTCAAGCTACAACTTGTGGATTCATTACTAACCGTCAGATCGAAGCTGCTCGTATCGCGATTTCTCGTGAAACAAAACGTGGCGGTCAGATGTGGATCAAAATCTTCCCTGATAAGTCCCTATCTAAAAAACCAGCGGAAGTACGTATGGGTAAAGGTAAAGGGTCGCCAGAGGAGTGGGTTGCTGTAGTTAAGCCGGGCCGTATTCTTTTCGAAATCGGTGGCGTAGATAAAGCAACTGCTGATGCAGCACTTAGACTAGCAAAGTATAAACTTCCAGTTAGAACGAAAATCGTATCTAAAGCGGACTTAGTATCGGCTGACGCCCCTACTAATGCTGCGGAATAA
- the rplX gene encoding 50S ribosomal protein L24 yields the protein MQKLKVNDTVQVLAGKDKGKQGKIKSINFKTNRVVVEGVNVVKKAIKPNQQNQQGGIVDMEKAIHISNVALLDPKSGKPTRVAVKKVAGKNVRVAAKSKSEIK from the coding sequence ATGCAAAAGCTGAAAGTGAACGACACTGTTCAAGTCCTTGCCGGAAAAGATAAAGGCAAACAGGGCAAGATCAAGTCAATCAACTTCAAGACAAATCGTGTTGTCGTTGAAGGTGTAAACGTAGTTAAAAAAGCAATCAAGCCTAATCAACAGAATCAACAAGGCGGAATTGTGGATATGGAAAAAGCCATCCATATCAGTAACGTTGCTCTATTGGATCCAAAATCTGGAAAACCAACAAGAGTAGCTGTTAAAAAAGTTGCTGGCAAAAACGTAAGAGTTGCTGCCAAAAGCAAATCCGAAATCAAGTAA
- the rpsG gene encoding 30S ribosomal protein S7, producing MSRKHQAPVREVLPDPKYGDILITKVINTLMYDGKKSTAEAIFYEAMDLIEKKTGEEGIKVFKKAMNNIKPAVEVKSRRIGGATYQVPIEVRPNRKQSLALRWLRDYSRTRAGKTMVDKLADELIDAANNRGGAVKKREDVYKMAEANKAFAHLKW from the coding sequence ATGTCTCGTAAGCATCAAGCTCCAGTAAGAGAAGTCCTACCAGATCCAAAGTATGGTGACATTCTTATTACAAAAGTAATCAATACTCTTATGTACGACGGTAAAAAGTCGACAGCAGAAGCCATCTTCTATGAAGCAATGGATTTGATTGAAAAGAAAACTGGCGAAGAAGGTATCAAAGTTTTCAAAAAAGCTATGAACAACATCAAGCCAGCTGTTGAAGTAAAATCTCGCCGTATCGGTGGGGCAACTTACCAAGTACCTATCGAAGTACGTCCTAACAGAAAGCAATCTCTTGCTCTTCGTTGGTTACGTGACTACTCTCGTACACGTGCTGGTAAAACTATGGTTGATAAACTTGCAGACGAGCTAATCGATGCAGCTAACAACCGTGGCGGCGCTGTTAAGAAACGTGAAGACGTTTACAAAATGGCTGAAGCTAACAAAGCTTTCGCTCACCTTAAGTGGTAG
- the rplV gene encoding 50S ribosomal protein L22 — translation MITVKNNNVGTSARKVRQVVDLIRKKKVEEALKILRFCEKKETAIVVTKLINSGLAIAAESKKYDLDNLIIETVKVDEGPALKRIMPRAQGRAYRISKKSSYITLALKEA, via the coding sequence ATGATTACAGTAAAAAACAATAATGTCGGAACATCTGCTCGTAAGGTTAGACAGGTTGTTGACTTGATCCGCAAGAAGAAGGTTGAGGAAGCTCTTAAGATCCTTCGTTTCTGCGAAAAGAAAGAGACTGCTATCGTCGTTACTAAACTTATCAACAGCGGTCTTGCTATCGCTGCAGAATCTAAGAAATATGACTTAGATAATCTGATCATTGAGACAGTTAAAGTTGATGAAGGTCCTGCTCTTAAGCGTATTATGCCACGTGCTCAAGGCCGTGCTTATCGCATTAGCAAGAAATCAAGTTACATCACTCTAGCTCTTAAAGAAGCTTAA
- the rpsJ gene encoding 30S ribosomal protein S10 produces the protein MKTNKLRIKLRAYDYNILDASVQEIVQTAKNTGARVAGPIPLPTEINRYTVLRSPHIDKKSREQFEMRTHKRLIDIVEPTQQTVDSLMKLDLSAGVDVEIKY, from the coding sequence ATGAAGACTAATAAACTGAGAATTAAGCTTCGTGCTTATGACTACAATATTCTTGATGCTTCGGTACAAGAGATTGTTCAAACAGCTAAAAATACTGGGGCACGTGTCGCTGGACCGATCCCTCTTCCTACTGAAATCAACCGCTATACAGTACTTCGTTCACCTCACATCGATAAAAAATCACGTGAGCAGTTCGAAATGCGTACTCATAAGCGCCTAATCGACATCGTTGAGCCGACTCAACAGACTGTTGATAGCCTTATGAAGCTCGATCTTTCAGCTGGTGTTGACGTAGAAATCAAGTACTAG
- the fusA gene encoding elongation factor G: protein MKSTEIHKVRNIGIMAHIDAGKTTTTERILFYTGKNYKIGEVHEGTATMDWMVQEQERGITITAAATTCMWNNAVINIIDTPGHVDFTIEVERSLRVLDGAVGVFDAVSGVEPQSETVWGQADKYHVPRIAFVNKMDRVGADFLNCIAEIREKLGKKAAAIQMPVGVEDTFTGMIDLLTLKKYTWAGSDLGEKFVLSDLEGSELDEAKLYRDELLEALADYDDKLAEDYLGGAEISAEAMETAIRTATIKHGFIPVLCGSAFKNKGVQPLLDAVVKYLPSPLDKGEVSGHDAKDYEKIVTRKPDEKELFSALAFKISSDPFVGQITYIRIYSGELTAGTQVYNPLEKKKERINKILQMHANKRTEMETASAGDIVAVSGLKFTTTGQTLCAEHKPIIFDLMEFPETVISIAIEPKTTADEEKLQKTLDYLKVEDPSFNYRNNKETGQLLIFGMGELHLDIITDRLEREFKVGVNKGSPQVSYRESISGTATASNTFSRELAGKNQFGQATIHVEPLEGSLELKVDFKKKDKSIPEEIYEAVKRGILDSAPGGAMAGYPLIGIKATVESVEFNEAESSDVAYTIAASMAFKEACQKAGLVLMEPIMALEVTTPNDYAGDVIADVNAKRGRILGIEPKSNKDVLKAEVPLSEMFGYSTQLRSKTQGRASFTLTFKLYEPLTHNQAKEILQKRGIYI from the coding sequence ATGAAATCAACAGAGATTCATAAAGTACGTAACATCGGCATCATGGCCCACATCGATGCAGGTAAGACAACAACGACTGAAAGAATCCTCTTCTATACTGGCAAAAACTACAAGATCGGAGAAGTTCACGAAGGAACTGCGACGATGGACTGGATGGTGCAAGAGCAAGAACGTGGTATCACGATCACTGCCGCCGCCACGACTTGTATGTGGAACAATGCCGTCATCAATATCATCGATACTCCCGGCCACGTGGACTTTACGATTGAAGTAGAGCGTTCACTTCGTGTGCTTGATGGTGCTGTTGGTGTATTCGATGCTGTGAGTGGTGTAGAGCCGCAATCAGAAACAGTTTGGGGCCAGGCAGATAAATATCATGTCCCTCGAATTGCCTTCGTAAACAAAATGGACCGTGTTGGTGCTGACTTCCTAAACTGTATCGCTGAAATACGCGAGAAGCTTGGTAAGAAGGCCGCTGCGATTCAAATGCCTGTTGGTGTTGAAGACACTTTCACGGGCATGATCGATCTTTTGACTTTAAAAAAATACACTTGGGCCGGTTCGGACCTGGGTGAAAAATTTGTACTTTCAGATCTTGAAGGTTCTGAACTCGATGAAGCAAAACTTTATCGCGATGAACTTCTGGAAGCACTTGCTGATTATGATGACAAGCTTGCTGAGGACTACCTTGGTGGCGCTGAAATCTCAGCGGAAGCAATGGAAACAGCTATTCGTACTGCCACAATTAAACACGGATTCATTCCGGTGCTTTGTGGAAGTGCATTTAAAAATAAAGGCGTGCAGCCTCTTCTAGACGCTGTCGTTAAATACCTTCCTTCTCCTTTAGATAAAGGTGAAGTGAGTGGTCACGATGCTAAGGACTACGAGAAAATCGTTACTCGTAAGCCGGATGAGAAAGAACTCTTCTCAGCTCTAGCATTCAAAATTTCTTCGGATCCATTCGTGGGCCAGATCACTTACATCAGAATCTATTCTGGAGAGTTGACTGCCGGTACTCAGGTGTACAATCCACTTGAGAAGAAGAAAGAACGTATTAATAAAATTCTTCAAATGCACGCGAACAAGAGAACTGAAATGGAAACCGCTTCGGCCGGCGATATCGTTGCCGTTTCGGGCCTGAAGTTCACGACCACTGGTCAAACTCTGTGTGCTGAACATAAGCCGATCATTTTCGATTTGATGGAGTTTCCGGAGACGGTAATTTCTATCGCCATCGAACCTAAGACTACGGCCGATGAAGAGAAGCTTCAAAAGACCCTGGATTACCTAAAAGTGGAAGACCCTTCTTTCAACTACCGTAATAACAAGGAAACTGGTCAGCTTCTGATCTTCGGTATGGGCGAGCTTCACCTCGACATCATTACTGACCGTCTTGAGCGGGAATTTAAGGTCGGCGTGAACAAGGGTAGCCCGCAGGTGTCTTACCGCGAATCAATCAGCGGGACGGCCACGGCTTCTAATACCTTTAGCCGCGAACTTGCGGGTAAAAACCAGTTTGGCCAGGCCACTATCCATGTGGAGCCTCTTGAGGGCAGCCTTGAGCTTAAAGTGGATTTCAAGAAGAAAGACAAATCTATTCCAGAAGAAATATATGAAGCGGTTAAACGCGGTATTTTGGACTCTGCTCCTGGTGGGGCGATGGCCGGTTACCCATTAATCGGTATTAAGGCCACTGTAGAATCCGTCGAATTTAATGAGGCGGAAAGTTCAGATGTGGCATATACTATCGCAGCTTCAATGGCATTTAAGGAGGCCTGTCAAAAGGCCGGTCTGGTTCTCATGGAGCCAATTATGGCCCTTGAGGTTACTACGCCTAACGATTACGCCGGTGATGTTATCGCCGATGTGAACGCCAAGCGCGGACGCATTCTGGGTATTGAGCCTAAGAGCAACAAAGATGTGCTTAAGGCGGAAGTGCCACTATCAGAAATGTTCGGTTACAGTACGCAGCTTCGTTCTAAGACCCAAGGACGTGCTAGCTTTACTTTAACTTTTAAATTATATGAACCACTAACTCATAACCAAGCAAAAGAAATCCTGCAGAAGCGCGGGATTTACATTTAA
- the rpsC gene encoding 30S ribosomal protein S3 gives MGQKVNPTGFRLGYIKTWHSNWYVKNNYADIFQQDLAIRNYIDTELSQAAIAKTEITRTADQVKVTVYSAKPGVAIGKKGTGIEKIRNDLKKITNCPLFFNIAEVKRPDSEAKLIAENIAQQLEKRVAFRRAMKKVMTSAFRSGVKGIKIKCAGRLGGAEIARTEGYAEKKVPLHTLRADIDYNTAQAKTTFGIIGVKVWVYKGEIYK, from the coding sequence ATGGGACAAAAGGTTAATCCAACCGGTTTCAGACTTGGCTACATCAAAACGTGGCACTCTAACTGGTATGTTAAAAACAACTACGCGGATATCTTTCAACAAGATCTAGCTATCCGTAACTATATCGATACTGAGCTTTCACAAGCTGCTATCGCTAAAACTGAAATCACTCGTACAGCTGACCAGGTAAAAGTAACTGTTTACTCTGCTAAACCAGGTGTTGCGATCGGTAAAAAAGGTACAGGGATCGAAAAAATCCGTAATGACCTTAAAAAAATTACAAACTGCCCTTTGTTTTTCAACATTGCAGAAGTAAAACGTCCGGATTCAGAAGCTAAACTAATTGCTGAAAACATCGCTCAACAACTTGAGAAGCGTGTAGCCTTCCGTCGCGCTATGAAGAAAGTAATGACTTCAGCTTTCCGCTCAGGCGTGAAAGGTATCAAGATTAAGTGTGCTGGTCGTCTAGGTGGAGCGGAAATCGCTCGTACTGAAGGTTACGCAGAGAAGAAGGTTCCTCTTCACACTCTACGTGCTGACATCGACTACAACACTGCTCAGGCTAAAACAACGTTCGGTATCATCGGCGTTAAAGTTTGGGTTTATAAGGGCGAAATTTACAAATAG
- the rpsS gene encoding 30S ribosomal protein S19: MARSIKKGPFVDNYLYKKAAEAKKNTKGNTVIKTWSRRSTITPDFIGLTFAVHNGKKFIPVYVTDNMVGHKFGEFALTRTFNGHGAGDKKAGGDK, translated from the coding sequence ATGGCACGTTCAATTAAAAAAGGTCCGTTTGTAGATAATTACCTCTACAAAAAAGCAGCTGAGGCCAAGAAAAATACTAAGGGTAATACAGTCATTAAGACCTGGTCACGTCGTTCAACGATTACACCAGATTTCATTGGTTTAACTTTCGCTGTTCACAACGGCAAAAAGTTTATCCCAGTATATGTGACTGACAACATGGTTGGGCACAAGTTTGGCGAATTCGCTCTTACTCGTACTTTCAACGGTCACGGCGCTGGCGATAAGAAAGCCGGCGGCGACAAGTAA
- the rpsQ gene encoding 30S ribosomal protein S17, with protein sequence MSTTFKRTLIGEVVSDKTSKTIVVKVERKTMHPKYNKFVTTSKKYHAHDEKEQASVGQTVTIIESKPYSKLKRWELVSITK encoded by the coding sequence ATGAGCACAACATTTAAAAGAACACTTATTGGTGAAGTTGTAAGCGACAAAACATCGAAAACAATCGTTGTTAAAGTTGAAAGAAAAACTATGCACCCTAAGTACAACAAGTTCGTGACTACATCTAAGAAGTACCACGCTCACGATGAAAAAGAGCAAGCTTCTGTAGGTCAAACAGTCACAATCATCGAATCTAAGCCATACTCTAAATTGAAGAGATGGGAACTAGTTTCGATCACGAAGTAG
- the tuf gene encoding elongation factor Tu translates to MAKEKFDRSKPHVNIGTIGHVDHGKTTLTAAITMTMAKVYGGTAKSYADIDSAPEEKARGITINTAHVEYTTANRHYAHVDCPGHADYVKNMITGAAQMDGAILVCSAADGPMPQTREHILLARQVGVPAIVVFMNKVDQVDDKELLDLVEMEIRELLSKYQFPGDDIPVVKGSALAAVEDRDEAIGKNAIIELMNQVDSYIPTPARDIDKPFLMPVEDVFSISGRGTVVTGRVERGIVKVGEEIEIIGIKEAQKSTITGVEMFRKLLDEGRAGDNVGLLLRGTKREDVERGQCMIKPGTVKPHAKFRCEVYILTKEEGGRHTPIFKGYRPQFYFRTTDVTGSITLNDGVEMIMPGDNTSFAVELIAPVAMEKGLRFAIREGGRTIGAGTVSDILA, encoded by the coding sequence ATGGCTAAGGAAAAGTTTGATCGTAGTAAGCCGCACGTAAACATCGGTACTATCGGTCACGTAGATCACGGTAAAACAACACTAACTGCTGCTATCACAATGACGATGGCAAAAGTTTACGGTGGTACAGCTAAATCATACGCTGACATCGATTCAGCTCCTGAAGAAAAAGCTCGTGGTATTACAATCAATACTGCACACGTTGAATATACAACAGCTAACCGTCACTACGCTCACGTAGATTGTCCGGGTCACGCTGACTACGTTAAAAACATGATTACTGGTGCTGCTCAAATGGACGGCGCTATTCTAGTTTGTTCTGCAGCTGACGGCCCTATGCCTCAGACTCGTGAGCACATCCTTCTTGCTCGTCAAGTAGGTGTACCTGCGATCGTAGTATTCATGAACAAAGTTGACCAAGTAGACGATAAAGAGCTTCTTGATCTAGTAGAGATGGAGATCAGAGAGCTTCTTTCTAAGTACCAATTCCCTGGTGACGATATTCCTGTAGTTAAGGGTTCTGCTCTTGCTGCTGTTGAAGACCGTGACGAAGCGATCGGTAAAAACGCAATCATCGAACTTATGAATCAAGTTGATTCATATATCCCGACTCCAGCTCGTGATATCGATAAGCCATTCCTTATGCCAGTTGAGGACGTGTTCTCAATCTCTGGTCGTGGTACAGTAGTAACTGGCCGTGTAGAGCGTGGTATCGTGAAAGTGGGCGAAGAGATCGAAATCATCGGTATCAAAGAAGCTCAAAAATCTACGATCACTGGTGTTGAAATGTTCCGTAAACTTCTTGATGAAGGTCGTGCTGGTGATAACGTTGGTCTTCTTCTTCGTGGTACGAAGCGTGAAGACGTTGAACGTGGTCAGTGTATGATTAAGCCAGGAACGGTTAAGCCTCACGCTAAATTCCGTTGCGAAGTTTATATCCTTACAAAAGAAGAAGGTGGACGTCACACTCCAATCTTCAAAGGTTACCGTCCTCAGTTCTACTTCAGAACTACAGACGTAACTGGTTCAATCACTCTTAACGATGGCGTTGAGATGATTATGCCAGGCGATAACACTTCTTTCGCTGTAGAGCTAATCGCTCCAGTAGCTATGGAGAAGGGTCTTCGTTTCGCTATCCGTGAGGGTGGTCGTACGATCGGTGCCGGTACTGTTTCTGATATTCTTGCTTAA
- the rplC gene encoding 50S ribosomal protein L3: MSDAKVSLPAFYGIKAGMTRIFDQNGNHVPVTVVKLIPNVISQVKTVEKDGYTAYQVAYNEKRESLITSPVKGHLKKANIEKNFSEFSEISVSEVAADALGKEASLDAFPVATYVDVTGPSKGKGTAGVMKRWNFQGGPAAHGSHFHRRPGSIGCRATPARVFANKKMPGHLGVETSTVQNVQVVEVNLEAGYMLLKGSIPGSKNGFVRVAKAVKK, translated from the coding sequence ATGTCAGACGCTAAAGTTAGTCTGCCTGCTTTTTACGGAATTAAAGCTGGCATGACCAGAATCTTTGATCAGAACGGTAACCACGTTCCTGTCACTGTAGTTAAACTAATTCCGAACGTTATTTCTCAAGTCAAGACTGTAGAAAAAGACGGTTACACTGCTTATCAAGTTGCTTACAACGAAAAGCGTGAATCTCTTATCACTTCTCCAGTTAAAGGCCACCTCAAGAAAGCAAACATCGAAAAGAACTTCTCTGAGTTCTCTGAAATTTCAGTTTCTGAAGTTGCAGCAGACGCTCTTGGAAAAGAAGCTTCTCTAGATGCTTTCCCAGTTGCTACATATGTAGACGTTACTGGTCCATCTAAAGGTAAAGGTACTGCCGGTGTTATGAAGCGTTGGAACTTCCAAGGGGGTCCAGCAGCTCACGGTTCACACTTCCACCGTCGTCCAGGTTCAATCGGATGTCGTGCAACTCCTGCACGCGTATTCGCTAACAAGAAAATGCCAGGTCACCTAGGTGTTGAAACTTCTACTGTTCAGAACGTTCAGGTAGTTGAAGTAAACCTTGAGGCTGGTTATATGCTCCTTAAAGGATCTATCCCTGGTTCTAAGAATGGTTTCGTACGTGTTGCGAAAGCCGTGAAGAAGTAA
- the rplB gene encoding 50S ribosomal protein L2, producing MATLKKFRPITPSQREKVVVTGDITKGVAPEKSLLAPLKKNAGRNSSGVITVRHHGGGVKQKYRVIDFKRSKLDIPATVKTIEHDPNRTCNIALVVYADGVKAYIIAPVGLKVGDVIISSENADIKAGNAKLLKDIPVGTLIHNVELNPKRGGQMARSAGAYAQLMAKEGDFALLRLPSGELRKVPANCRATIGQVGKIEHELANTGKAGTNRHRGIRPTVRGVVMNPVDHPHGGGEGRTSGGRHPVSPWGLPTRGFKTRKNKRTNKFIVKRRK from the coding sequence ATGGCAACTTTAAAAAAATTCCGTCCTATCACCCCTTCTCAACGCGAGAAAGTGGTTGTGACAGGAGATATTACTAAAGGTGTAGCTCCAGAGAAATCTCTATTAGCTCCACTTAAAAAGAACGCCGGTCGTAACTCTTCTGGTGTAATCACTGTTCGTCACCACGGCGGCGGTGTTAAGCAAAAGTACCGTGTGATTGATTTCAAACGTTCTAAGCTTGATATCCCAGCTACTGTTAAGACGATCGAGCACGATCCGAACAGAACTTGTAACATCGCTCTTGTAGTCTACGCTGATGGTGTTAAAGCATACATCATCGCTCCAGTAGGTCTAAAAGTTGGCGACGTTATCATCTCTTCTGAGAACGCTGATATTAAAGCAGGTAACGCAAAACTACTTAAAGATATCCCAGTGGGTACTCTTATTCACAACGTTGAACTTAACCCTAAACGTGGTGGTCAGATGGCTCGTTCAGCTGGTGCATACGCTCAACTTATGGCCAAAGAAGGCGATTTCGCTCTTCTTCGTCTTCCATCTGGTGAGCTACGTAAAGTTCCTGCTAACTGCAGAGCTACAATCGGCCAAGTTGGTAAGATTGAGCACGAACTTGCGAACACTGGTAAAGCCGGTACAAACCGTCACCGTGGTATCCGTCCTACAGTACGTGGTGTGGTAATGAACCCAGTAGATCACCCGCATGGTGGTGGTGAAGGTCGTACATCGGGTGGTCGTCACCCAGTATCTCCTTGGGGTCTTCCAACTCGTGGCTTTAAGACGAGAAAGAACAAGCGTACAAACAAGTTCATCGTTAAGAGAAGAAAGTAA
- the rplW gene encoding 50S ribosomal protein L23: MLGLENVLIKPLLTEKTSKETESFNRYAFVVNTKANKNQIKSAVEKFFDVKVVSVRTSVLPGKTKRAGRGYKKSSASKKAYVQLQDGQKIEFFKGI, encoded by the coding sequence ATGTTAGGTTTAGAAAACGTATTAATTAAACCACTATTAACTGAAAAAACGTCGAAAGAGACTGAATCTTTCAATCGCTACGCATTCGTAGTGAACACGAAAGCTAACAAAAACCAAATCAAGAGCGCTGTTGAGAAGTTCTTTGATGTAAAGGTTGTTAGCGTCCGCACTTCTGTTCTTCCTGGTAAGACAAAGCGTGCTGGTCGTGGTTATAAAAAGTCATCAGCTTCTAAAAAAGCTTATGTTCAACTCCAAGACGGCCAGAAGATTGAATTCTTCAAAGGCATTTAA
- the rpmC gene encoding 50S ribosomal protein L29, with amino-acid sequence MLKSSEISKLSAKELNEKVSTLKSELFNNKFTKFTTGSDKPHVVKQLKKDIARLLTFKNAKK; translated from the coding sequence ATGTTAAAAAGCAGCGAAATTTCAAAACTTAGCGCGAAAGAATTGAACGAGAAGGTTTCAACTCTTAAGTCAGAACTTTTCAATAATAAGTTCACAAAGTTTACAACTGGCTCTGATAAGCCACACGTTGTGAAACAACTTAAGAAAGACATTGCCCGTCTCTTAACTTTCAAAAACGCTAAAAAATAA
- the rpsN gene encoding 30S ribosomal protein S14, with translation MARLSAVVKNKKREKLAKRFGPKAAALRAKAVDAKLSDEERDAARAKLQKIPRNGNPNRVRNRCELTGRPRAFFRDFKLSRNKFRELANNGLIPGVTKASW, from the coding sequence ATGGCACGTTTAAGCGCAGTAGTAAAAAATAAGAAAAGAGAAAAACTAGCTAAGAGATTTGGCCCGAAGGCTGCTGCTCTTAGAGCAAAAGCAGTAGATGCAAAACTTTCTGATGAAGAAAGAGATGCAGCTCGTGCAAAACTTCAGAAGATTCCACGTAATGGAAATCCAAATCGCGTACGTAACCGTTGCGAACTAACTGGAAGACCTCGTGCATTTTTCCGTGATTTTAAACTTAGCCGAAATAAATTCCGTGAACTAGCAAACAATGGTCTCATCCCTGGTGTGACTAAAGCTAGCTGGTAA
- the rplN gene encoding 50S ribosomal protein L14 produces the protein MIQQQSILDVADNSGAKTVQCIKVLGGSKHMSAQVGDVIVVAVQQAISGGKVKKGDVKKAVIVRTVYPVRREDGSYINFDTNSVVIIAANNEPVGTRIFGPVARELRNKNFAKICSLAHEVL, from the coding sequence ATGATTCAGCAACAATCGATCCTAGACGTGGCCGATAACTCTGGCGCGAAAACAGTTCAGTGTATTAAAGTACTGGGCGGTTCTAAGCATATGAGCGCTCAAGTTGGCGACGTTATCGTCGTAGCCGTTCAGCAAGCAATTTCTGGCGGTAAAGTTAAGAAAGGTGATGTTAAAAAAGCCGTAATCGTTCGTACTGTTTACCCAGTAAGACGCGAAGATGGTTCTTATATTAATTTTGATACAAACAGCGTGGTTATTATTGCAGCAAATAATGAACCAGTAGGTACACGTATTTTCGGGCCTGTAGCGAGAGAGTTAAGAAACAAGAACTTTGCAAAGATCTGTTCACTCGCTCACGAAGTGCTCTAA
- the rplD gene encoding 50S ribosomal protein L4, with the protein MTTELNVLNTKFEKSGSLKANVDFSVEAINGTVVHQVVKATLAGRRQGTAATKTKALVSGGGKKPFKQKGTGNARQGSTRSPLMPGGGTVFGPQPRSYEQKVNKKMMLVAISSVLADKHQAGKLHIVEKFESTGKTKDMFKALSSRNLLPALVITAEVNEQVSRAVSNLEKAKYAPVDGFSVYEAVKFENLVIEKAAFEKLIGRLV; encoded by the coding sequence ATGACAACTGAATTAAACGTATTAAATACAAAATTCGAAAAGTCTGGCTCACTTAAAGCTAACGTTGATTTCTCTGTTGAAGCAATCAACGGAACAGTAGTTCACCAAGTTGTGAAAGCAACTCTAGCTGGTCGCCGTCAAGGTACAGCTGCTACTAAAACTAAAGCTCTAGTTTCAGGCGGCGGTAAAAAGCCATTTAAGCAAAAAGGTACTGGTAACGCTCGTCAGGGTTCTACTCGTTCACCTCTAATGCCTGGAGGCGGTACTGTATTCGGTCCACAACCTCGTTCTTATGAGCAAAAAGTAAACAAGAAGATGATGCTTGTAGCGATCTCTTCTGTTCTTGCTGATAAACACCAGGCTGGAAAACTTCATATCGTAGAAAAATTTGAATCTACTGGTAAGACGAAAGATATGTTCAAGGCTCTTTCTTCAAGAAACCTTCTTCCAGCTCTAGTAATTACAGCTGAAGTTAATGAACAAGTATCTCGCGCAGTAAGTAACCTTGAGAAAGCAAAATACGCTCCGGTTGACGGTTTCAGCGTTTACGAAGCTGTTAAATTCGAAAACCTAGTGATTGAGAAAGCTGCTTTCGAAAAATTAATCGGAAGGCTGGTGTAA